The following proteins come from a genomic window of Halorussus halophilus:
- a CDS encoding DUF7313 family protein, with translation MQPLSLLGPIDAVLETHILDKPLILWVILGLVVVNFGTRFFAQRSYRKQAKSDDHDEHLSRNVVHEVSNVLLVLASFYFLTTHHHAGIVLSSLVLGLFITDFFEFEAREVELRNGEALSKPNGALVASFVVFLYAGYLSLFFLVEPLWNAVI, from the coding sequence ATGCAACCGCTGTCACTGTTGGGACCCATCGACGCGGTCCTCGAAACACACATCCTCGACAAACCGCTCATCCTGTGGGTGATACTCGGTCTCGTGGTGGTGAACTTCGGAACGCGCTTCTTCGCGCAACGAAGCTACCGGAAACAGGCCAAAAGCGACGACCACGACGAACATCTGAGCCGTAACGTGGTCCACGAAGTATCGAACGTGCTGCTCGTGCTGGCGTCGTTCTACTTCCTGACGACTCACCACCACGCAGGCATCGTCCTCTCGTCGCTCGTGCTGGGACTGTTCATCACGGACTTCTTCGAGTTCGAGGCGCGCGAGGTCGAACTGCGCAACGGCGAGGCGTTGAGCAAGCCGAACGGCGCGCTCGTCGCGTCGTTCGTCGTCTTCCTCTACGCGGGCTACCTCAGCCTGTTCTTCCTCGTCGAACCGCTCTGGAACGCCGTCATCTGA